DNA sequence from the Paenibacillus azoreducens genome:
CGGGCAATCCTGTAGATTTGCTTCGAAAATGTATTGGAAACAATCGCGCCGATCGCCACGAGTATCAAAAAACTCGCACCACAGATGAGCAATGTCATATTTCTTACTTTCTGCGCAGCATGTTCCAGCTCCTGAAGCGGAACAAGTGCCATAATCCGAAAGTTGATGCCTTCGATGGACTCATGAATCTGCATGTAAGCTTCCGCCTTCGCCTTCCAATCTTGCGGGAGCGGATTGCTCCTTTTCTCGTAAACGGTTTCATTCTGCTCGTTGATTACTGCAAAATACCCGGGAATGCCGTCTTCGCTGTCGCTATAATTCAGGTTTCCGAATAAATCATCCATTTTGACGGTAATCCGCATCGTACCAATTGGCTGAATGGTCCGGAAGTCCATCATTTTCCTAAGCCAAGAAACATTCCCAAACTTCGAATCCGAACCAATCTGCATCCATATGGAGTCTACAGGCATGTCGTCAAATCTCCTCACCCAATCCAACTGCTCGATTTGATGGTAATGAATCAGATTATACCGTTTGCCATTCAAGAGCGGGTCCTCGCCGGTCTCTGTATCATAAATTTCTGGTAAGGTTTCATTATGCAAAAACAATTCAATCACGACGTTATTCGAGGACAAGTTCAATGCTGATTCCAGCTTTGGAATGATCTTTTCCTTAACGGTCTGATAACTTTCCAAGGGCTCATACCGTTTGTTTAATGCCTGCTGCAGCGATTGGTCCAGATAAAGCTGATTATCGACCTGTTCTACCGTTTTCATTCTTCCCTCGATGTTATCGCGAACCTGCTTCAACGTGCTTGTGACATTTTGTATGGTCTGTTCTTTCACATATTGTACGGAAGTATAATACGCATAATAACCGATAGAAATGACAGGAACGATGACCAGCAGTACATAAGAAGCCATTAATTTATATCCGAAGGAGAAACGTTTCATTTGCTGCCCTGACCTTGCTTACGGTAATCGGCCGGCGGAAGGCCGAAACTCTGTTTGAAATGCCTGCTGAACATGGTCAGATTCTGATATCCTACGAGATGGGCCGCTTCAAATATTTTCAACTTCGGATCCTGAAGAAACTGACGAGCTTTTTCCATGCGTTTCCTCGTTACGAAGTCACCGAATTGTTCATCGGTTACCTCTTTAAACAAATATCCCAAATAGTTGGGCGAAAATCCGAACACCTTTGCTACATTCCGCAGTTGCAGTGAAGTCTCAAGATTCGCTTCAACATATCTTTCAATTTCATCAATCAGCTTTCGGTTCGGATTTTTCCTTTTGTTATGCAGATGCTCGGAAACTTCATACACTTGCCTGCGCAGCCATGACTTGATATCGTCAATCGTTTCAAAATCATAAAGCACGT
Encoded proteins:
- a CDS encoding sensor histidine kinase gives rise to the protein MKRFSFGYKLMASYVLLVIVPVISIGYYAYYTSVQYVKEQTIQNVTSTLKQVRDNIEGRMKTVEQVDNQLYLDQSLQQALNKRYEPLESYQTVKEKIIPKLESALNLSSNNVVIELFLHNETLPEIYDTETGEDPLLNGKRYNLIHYHQIEQLDWVRRFDDMPVDSIWMQIGSDSKFGNVSWLRKMMDFRTIQPIGTMRITVKMDDLFGNLNYSDSEDGIPGYFAVINEQNETVYEKRSNPLPQDWKAKAEAYMQIHESIEGINFRIMALVPLQELEHAAQKVRNMTLLICGASFLILVAIGAIVSNTFSKQIYRIARSLRAFQDGNFAKRIQYTGSDEFAQIAVAFNEMAENIEDLIQEVYVTNLQKKEAELDALQAQINPHFLYNTLSSISRLARLGKTEKLHQMVSELATFYRLTLNQGRSIIPIREEIQQVRSYIGIQKIKHVDRLDVSFDIHFSVLEYDTVKLILQPFVENALKHAMFEEPLHIRIVAHQEEGTIVMKVIDNGVGMSEETMSKILGSKDQSIGYGIRNVNERIKLQFGESFGVTIESELGRGTTVRIVIPLYRELSVQSDVS